In one Pseudomonadales bacterium genomic region, the following are encoded:
- a CDS encoding isoprenylcysteine carboxylmethyltransferase family protein, whose amino-acid sequence MHGESAYGLWTLVILNSAIFIFFAFSFTKPQTKTDWRSFGAFSAFIIALFTEMYGFPLTIYFLSGWLAEKYPGIDFLSHENGHLLHTLFGFEGNPHFDPLHIASNVLIILGFFLLASAWSVLHKAQQTRSLATTGWYARCRHPQYIAFILIMFGFLLQWPTILTVIMFPVLVVVYVRLAKREERMALKEFGDDYRRYMEVTPAWIPKFNVDKTVSN is encoded by the coding sequence ATGCACGGTGAATCTGCTTACGGCCTCTGGACGCTGGTGATACTTAATTCGGCGATATTTATTTTCTTTGCCTTCAGCTTTACCAAGCCGCAAACCAAAACTGACTGGCGAAGCTTTGGCGCTTTCTCGGCGTTTATTATTGCCCTATTTACCGAGATGTATGGCTTTCCATTAACCATTTATTTTCTCTCCGGCTGGTTGGCGGAAAAATATCCTGGTATCGATTTTCTGTCCCACGAAAACGGCCATCTTCTGCATACCCTTTTCGGTTTTGAAGGCAACCCTCATTTTGATCCGCTGCATATCGCCAGTAATGTCCTGATCATTTTGGGTTTCTTTTTACTGGCCTCGGCGTGGAGTGTTCTGCACAAGGCGCAGCAGACCCGTTCGCTAGCGACTACCGGCTGGTATGCCCGTTGCCGCCACCCGCAGTACATCGCATTTATCCTGATCATGTTTGGATTTCTGTTGCAGTGGCCGACGATCCTTACCGTGATTATGTTTCCGGTTCTGGTAGTGGTTTACGTGCGACTCGCTAAGCGTGAGGAGCGCATGGCATTGAAGGAATTCGGTGATGACTATCGCCGCTATATGGAAGTCACGCCGGCATGGATTCCGAAATTTAACGTCGATAAAACTGTTTCCAACTGA